NNNNNNNNNNNNNNNNNNNNNNNNNNNNNNNNNNNNNNNNNNNNNNNNNNNNNNNNNNNNNNNNNNNNNNNNNNNNNNNNNNNNNNNNNNNNNNNNNNNNNNNNNNCCCGTCACCTCTATCCCCTTCCATCCCTGACCCCATGTGCCCtcacccatccccatcccccccTTGCCCCCCCATCTGTCTCAGGGGCCATGGATGCTCATGGTTCCCAGCCTCAGCCCCACACGGTGCCGGGGGAAGCGGGGCGCAACGTGGGCACCGCTCGCTGTGGCTGTGCGTGTGGGGGGGGTACCCACGTGGGGTTCCCCACCTCGGGGTGTCCCAGGGAGCGATGGGTGCCCACTCGCAGCCCCAGGTGGCACCGGGAGGGTCagtccccccctcccccccgtACCGATGTGCTGGATGATGCGGGTGATGGTGGGCTGGAACAGCTCGCTCATGGCCTCCGCAGACATCCGCAGCATCCCCTGCGACGACCACTTCACCAGGTTCACGCTGCagtgttggggggggggggggggggggggagggggggggagagcagggagcagcgtctggggctgccccacggACCCCCACACCCCCATCGTGTGGGACCCCCACCACTCTTGGGGGTGCCCCGGGCTCACTTGCTCCTGCGCAGCGCCGTCTCCACGCTGTGCCCGCGGTGCTTGCGGTAGAAGTCGATGAAGgagaagggcagggagatgtTGACGGGGGTGCAGCGCCATGGGGCGGCCGCGCGCTTCCGCGCCTCGAAGGCGATGCTCAGGTCCACCCAGGCGGCCGGGCGCTTGGCCTTGAAGCTGCTGATGAAATCCTCCCCGAAGATGCGGCACAGCAGCTGCTCGAAGGCCACGTCCACCCCCACGGCCCCGTACGGACCCCCTGGCAGCGGGGTGGGGGTCAGGGGGCTGCGGGGGCTCTGCCCCGACGGGGGTCCCCGTGCACCCCCGTCCCCGTGCACCTCCATCCCCGTGTACCACCATCCCCGTGCACCTCAGTCCCTGTGCACCTCAGTTCCCATGCACCCCCGTCCCCGTGCACCAGCATCCCCGTGCACCTGTCTCCGTGCACCCCCATCCCTGTGCACCTCCATCCCNNNNNNNNNNNNNNNNNNNNNNNNNNNNNNNNNNNNNNNNNNNNNNNNNNNNNNNNNNNNNNNNNNNNNNNNNNNNNNNNNNNNNNNNNNNNNNNNNNNNNNNNNNNNNNNNNNNNNNNNNNNNNNNNNNNNNNNNNNNNNNNNNNNNNNNNNNNNNNNNNNNNNNNNNNNNNNNNNNNNNNNNNNNNNNNNNNNNNNNNNNNNNNNNNNNNNNNNNNNNNNNNNNNNNNNNNNNNNNNNNNNNNNNNNNNNNNNNNNNNNNNNNNNNNNNNNNNNNNNNNNNNNNNNNNNNNNNNNNNNNNNNNNNNNNNNNNNNNNNNNNNNNNNNNNNNNNNNNNNNNNNNNNNNNNNNNNNNNNNNNNNNNNNNNNNNNNNNNNNNNNNNNNNNNNNNNNNNNNNNNNNNNNNNNNNNNNNNNNNNNNNNNNNNNNNNNNNNNNNNNNNNNNNNNNNNNNNNNNNNNNNNNNNNNNNNNNNNNNNNNNNNNNNNNNNNNNNNNNNNNNNNNNNNNNNNNNNNNNNNNNNNNNNNNNNNNNNNNNNNNNNNNNNNNNNNNNNNNNNNNNNNNNNNNNNNNNNNNNNNNNNNNNNNNNNNNNNNNNNNNNNNNNNNNNNNNNNNNNNNNNNNNNNNNNNNNNNNNNNNNNNNNNNNNNNNNNNNNNNNNNNNNNNNNNNNNNNNNNNNNNNNNNNNNNNNNNNNNNNNNNNNNNNNNNNNNNNNNNNNNNNNNNNNNNNNNNNNNNNNNNNNNNNNNNNNNNNNNNNNNNNNNNNNNNNNNNNNNNNNNNNNNNNNNNNNNNNNNNNNNNNNNNNNNNNNNNNNNNNNNNNNNNNNNNNNNNNNNNNNNNNNNNNNNNNNNNNNNNNNNNNNNNNNNNNNNNNNNNNNNNNNNNNNNNNNNNNNNNNNNNNNNNNNNNNNNNNNNNNNNNNNNNNNNNNNNNNNNNNNNNNNNNNNNNNNNNNNNNNNNNNNNNNNNNNNNNNNNNNNNNNNNNNNNNNNNNNNNNNNNNNNNNNNNNNNNNNNNNNNNNNNNNNNNNNNNNNNNNNNNNNNNNNNNNNNNNNNNNNNNNNNNNNNNNNNNNNNNNNNNNNNNNNNNNNNNNNNNNNNNNNNNNNNNNNNNNNNNNNNNNNNNNNNNNNNNNNNNNNNNNNNNNNNNNNNNNNNNNNNNNNNNNNNNNNNNNNNNNNNNNNNNNNNNNNNNNNNNNNNNNNNNNNNNNNNNNNNNNNNNNNNNNNNNNNNNNNNNNNNNNNNNNNNNNNNNNNNNNNNNNNNNNNNNNNNNNNNNNNNNNNNNNNNNNNNNNNNNNNNNNNNNNNNNNNNNNNNNNNNNNNNNNNNNNNNNNNNNNNNNNNNNNNNNNNNNNNNNNNNNNNNNNNNNNNNNNNNNNNNNNNNNNNNNNNNNNNNNNNNNNNNNNNNNNNNNNNNNNNNNNNNNNNNNNNNNNNNNNNNNNNNNNNNNNNNNNNNNNNNNNNNNNNNNNNNNNNNNNNNNNNNNNNNNNNNNNNNNNNNNNNNNNNNNNNNNNNNNNNNNNNNNNNNNNNNNNNNNNNNNNNNNNNNNNNNNNNNNNNNNNNNNNNNNNNNNNNNNNNNNNNNNNNNNNNNNNNNNNNNNNNNNNNNNNNNNNNNNNNNNNNNNNNNNNNNNNNNNNNNNNNNNNNNNNNNNNNNNNNNNNNNNNNNNNNNNNNNNNNNNNNNNNNNNNNNNNNNNNNNNNNNNNNNNNNNNNNNNNNNNNNNNNNNNNNNNNNNNNNNNNNNNNNNNNNNNNNNNNNNNNNNNNNNNNNNNNNNNNNNNNNNNNNNNNNNNNNNNNNNNNNNNNNNNNNNNNNNNNNNNNNNNNNNNNNNNNNNNNNNNNNNNNNNNNNNNNNNNNNNNNNNNNNNNNNNNNNNNNNNNNNNNNNNNNNNNNNNNNNNNNNNNNNNNNNNNNNNNNNNNNNNNNNNNNNNNNNNNNNNNNNNNNNNNNNNNNNNNNNNNNNNNNNNNNNNNNNNNNNNNNNNNNNNNNNNNNNNNNNNNNNNNNNNNNNNNNNNNNNNNNNNNNNNNNNNNNNNNNNNNNNNNNNNNNNNNNNNNNNNNNNNNNNNNNNNNNNNNNNNNNNNNNNNNNNNNNNNNNNNNNNNNNNNNNNNNNNNNNNNNNNNNNNNNNNNNNNNNNNNNNNNNNNNNNNNNNNNNNNNNNNNNNNNNNNNNNNNNNNNNNNNNNNNNNNNNNNNNNNNNNNNNNNNNNNNNNNNNNNNNNNNNNNNNNNNNNNNNNNNNNNNNNNNNNNNNNNNNNNNNNNNNNNNNNNNNNNNNNNNNNNNNNNNNNNNNNNNNNNNNNNNNNNNNNNNNNNNNNNNNNNNNNNNNNNNNNNNNNNNNNNNNNNNNNNNNNNNNNNNNNNNNNNNNNNNNNNNNNNNNNNNNNNNNNNNNNNNNNNNNNNNNNNNNNNNNNNNNNNNNNNNNNNNNNNNNNNNNNNNNNNNNNNNNNNNNNNNNNNNNNNNNNNNNNNNNNNNNNNNNNNNNNNNNNNNNNNNNNNNNNNNNNNNNNNNNNNNNNNNNNNNNNNNNNNNNNNNNNNNNNNNNNNNNNNNNNNNNNNNNNNNNNNNNNNNNNNNNNNNNNNNNNNNNNNNNNNNNNNNNNNNNNNNNNNNNNNNNNNNNNNNNNNNNNNNNNNNNNNNNNNNNNNNNNNNNNNNNNNNNNNNNNNNNNNNNNNNNNNNNNNNNNNNNNNNNNNNNNNNNNNNNNNNNNNNNNNNNNNNNNNNNNNNNNNNNNNNNNNNNNNNNNNNNNNNNNNNNNNNNNNNNNNNNNNNNNNNNNNNNNNNNNNNNNNNNNNNNNNNNNNNNNNNNNNNNNNNNNNNNNNNNNNNNNNNNNNNNNNNNNNNNNNNNNNNNNNNNNNNNNNNNNNNNNNNNNNNNNNNNNNNNNNNNNNNNNNNNNNNNNNNNNNNNNNNNNNNNNNNNNNNNNNNNNNNNNNNNNNNNNNNNNNNNNNNNNNNNNNNNNNNNNNNNNNNNNNNNNNNNNNNNNNNNNNNNNNNNNNNNNNNNNNNNNNNNNNNNNNNNNNNNNNNNNNNNNNNNNNNNNNNNNNNNNNNNNNNNNNNNNNNNNNNNNNNNNNNNNNNNNNNNNNNNNNNNNNNNNNNNNNNNNNNNNNNNNNNNNNNNNNNNNNNNNNNNNNNNNNNNNNNNNNNNNNNNNNNNNNNNNNNNNNNNNNNNNNNNNNNNNNNNNNNNNNNNNNNNNNNNNNNNNNNNNNNNNNNNNNNNNNNNNNNNNNNNNNNNNNNNNNNNNNNNNNNNNNNNNNNNNNNNNNNNNNNNNNNNNNNNNNNNNNNNNNNNNNNNNNNNNNNNNNNNNNNNNNNNNNNNNNNNNNNNNNNNNNNNNNNNNNNNNNNNNNNNNNNNNNNNNNNNNNNNNNNNNNNNNNNNNNNNNNNNNNNNNNNNNNNNNNNNNNNNNNNNNNNNNNNNNNNNNNNNNNNNNNNNNNNNNNNNNNNNNNNNNNNNNNNNNNNNNNNNNNNNNNNNNNNNNNNNNNNNNNNNNNNNNNNNNNNNNNNNNNNNNNNNNNNNNNNNNNNNNNNNNNNNNNNNNNNNNNNNNNNNNNNNNNNNNNNNNNNNNNNNNNNNNNNNNNNNNNNNNNNNNNNNNNNNNNNNNNNNNNNNNNNNNNNNNNNNNNNNNNNNNNNNNNNNNNNNNNNNNNNNNNNNNNNNNNNNNNNNNNNNNNNNNNNNNNNNNNNNNNNNNNNNNNNNNNNNNNNNNNNNNNNNNNNNNNNNNNNNNNNNNNNNNNNNNNNNNNNNNNNNNNNNNNNNNNNNNNNNNNNNNNNNNNNNNNNNNNNNNNNNNNNNNNNNNNNNNNNNNNNNNNNNNNNNNNNNNNNNNNNNNNNNNNNNNNNNNNNNNNNNNNNNNNNNNN
This genomic interval from Numida meleagris isolate 19003 breed g44 Domestic line unplaced genomic scaffold, NumMel1.0 unplaced_Scaffold250, whole genome shotgun sequence contains the following:
- the HSPA12B gene encoding heat shock 70 kDa protein 12B: MEVHGDGGARGPPSGQSPRSPLTPTPLPGGPYGAVGVDVAFEQLLCRIFGEDFISSFKAKRPAAWVDLSIAFEARKRAAAPWRCTPVNISLPFSFIDFYRKHRGHSVETALRRSNVNLVKWSSQGMLRMSAEAMSELFQPTITRIIQHIGTGGRGGLTLPVPPGAASGHPSLPGTPRGGEPHVGTPPTRTATASGAHVAPRFPRHRVGLRLGTMSIHGP